TATTCTTATAACCTGCATGCTTGGAGGCGTATTTGTGGTAGTGAAGAGAAATGTCTTTGGCAAAATTTTTTGCTTCCTGCTTTTGAATTCCCAGCAGCAATGGTGGAATACGGTTAGCTGAACCTCAGATACTCGTATTGTTCTTTTAACCTGCATGCTTGGAGGCGTATTTGTCATAGTGAAGAGAATTGTCTTTGGCAAACTTTTGTGCTTCCTGGTTTTGAATTCCTAGCGGTTGTGGTGGAATACAGTTAGCTGAAGCTCAGAGTCAGTGAATATGCATTTTGTCTTTCTGTTCCTTAATGActgtttcaaataatttttttaaaaaaatttctgtaGCCAATTTTGTACCAATTCTATTCTATCTTTATCCCCGCTGCAGTATTCAGCTCTGGAGCTCTATGTATTTTATGTAAAATTTTCCctctggttcatttggattatTAACTCGTGTCTCTGCCTGCAGAATCTCTATTCAATGCTTTTGCAACTGCAGCTTTCTTCAAGTTTGTCGTGTTCTCAATATTTGAGATGCGTTACCTTCTTGCcatatggaaagcaagtaggcCTATGAATAATGGAGAGGGATGGGAAGCAATGAGACGTGAACTATCAGTTCTTTACAGTCGTTTCTGTGAGTATTCTCTTGTTGAATGTTAGAATGGTTCTAGATACTAATGTGGATATCAACCAATGTAGATCAAAATATATATTTCCTTTAGTGGAGATATGTGTACATACACATGTTTTTTGTTAAGGTGAGATCTTCCTATTAAGACAACTACTGTTTCCATAGTAATTAGTACAAAATacaaattacaagataaagaGAAACACTGCCTATTAATGATAATGGAGAAATGACCTGGTATGAAGATTCAGAATATTTGGGAACAATACTTCCAATGCATCATCTAGCCAACCTGATATAAGAAGTAGCATTACAAGAAAGTGGAAATTGGCAATAATGTTGCAAACAAGGCTACATGTCATGTCAGTTACATGGATACTCTTCCATGCATGCTGGCATTCTATTGGGCCTTAAGTAGTTAATAAAAAATCAGATGCAGTCACTGCGTGACACTTGTTGAAAACACATGCTGCAGTTACAAGATGCCTACTGCAAACTATGACAATGAAGAAaaagtgagaatacaactcctTGGTTAGTCAAACACATTATCAAATCTTTTGTTGATGAATAACAAGTGTCTGTATTTAATTGGAAGAAAAGACAGGGAATAAGCTAATGCAAATATAGTTTGTAAAGTATGCTTGTTCGTGGAATATCTAGGTGTGAATGTGAGATTAGTGCACTCAAGCTCTTCTATGTAACTATTCTGCAAAGACCCAAATGTACTTCCCTGCtgatcattttataaaatatctaCAAAGTATGTGAGAAAAGAATGTCTAGTTAGGCATATAGATGAAAACATGATCATATGTACCCTCATATTGTCCTTGGCATATTTTTATGCTACTTTCAGAAAAAGTACGTCTTCCTGTATCTATGCCATTTATCTGTCCTTTTGTTCTACAAAGAAAACTAAATACTGATTGTATAGCTTTCTGTCCCTCTATTTACTCCAAATGTTTTAGCAAGCTGCATACATGTCTTTGCAGCTTGTTTTCCTTGCATTGAATGTTTTAGTCACTCTAACTTGTAAATTAGTATGGTAAATGGAATAATTGTTGGAAAATGTTTCTTGTTCTTGTAAAGGTGAAAGACTAGAATCTTACTAGTTGTGCCCCAATCTAGTAGACTGTCTGACCTACTGTAATGGTGTTTTGTTATAATTTTGAACCCTTTTAAATATAGTatgattctctctctctctctctctgtctaaAGCTTAAAGTATCCACCTCCACTTGTATATACATCGATGGTGTTTTTGGATAACTTTCATTTCTCGTTTGAATATCACTTATTCAGCTTGCCTTTTTAGCAGAGTTACTAAAAGAAATATATATTGTATATGCATGTAGATTTTTGTCAATAACCTTTAAATCTATTGCAGATGGAATCCTTTTGGGTGGGATTTTGATCACGTATGAGTTCCACAAGTTTTTGCGGCTTATTCTTTTGCTTATGCACTCATTTTGGATACCTCAAATTGTCACTAATGTGGTTCGAGACTCGAGAAAACCACTGCATCCTCATTATATCATAGGAATGACTGTAACTCGGTTAGCAATTCCATTGTACGTCTTTGGCTGCCCTCACAACTTCATGCGAATAGCGCCTGACAAGAACTGGTGCATCTGTTTGGGTATTTTTATGGGCTTCCAGGCTTCAATTCTTCTTCTACAACATTACCTTGGTTCACGGTGGTTTATTCCCCGACAGGTCTAACACTTTTTATGATATTTATATAATCATATCCCTGCTATTTTTTGTTCATAACCAAAAAAGACACAAATTTGCTGCTGCATGTTGCCCCACCTTTTCTCATCCCTATTTTCTGCATTgatttttgtcaaacaaaaaactgGTCCTCTATGAACTGTGCAGCACAAATCTACCTCTCTCAAAACTGACCTCTGAGAGTGACAGCATGTACAAATTTTTCCACCATGCCTTTCTGGCTTCAACAATGTTGTCAAGTGGTTTGCATACCTATTGTCAAATTAGCTATGTGTTTCACCTTACTAAATCTAGGTTTTTTGCTATCTTAGCCTCTGTAATTGTTGGATCAATGTTACAGTTTGTATGAGTTTCAAGCAGGATTAATCATATCAGTTTTACTTGTAACAATTTATAGCGTAACAGCCCAATGCTTGTATTTGGAAGCTCCTATGCAATTATTTCTTATAAAATATCGCAAAAGGGCAATATGttattttcttctcttcaaTTCATGCTCTGATAGTATTTTTTGTTTAAGTCAAAGTACCTAAGTCATGTCATTTATAACTACTTGCATTGTCTTGTCGCCATCTACCTGTTAAATTTGGTAAATTGTGAAGAAGAATATGGATTTGATATCTTCAGTGTTTCTTCTCACTGATGCTACATGGAAGATAGATTCACATGTTTGTGAATaactatatatttttatttctctCAGTTTTATGGATTGTTGAAGGATTGAGCTTGCGTATCTTAGAGAGAGTGCCTAATGTGGTATAAAAAGAGAATCTCTTGAATGATCTTTTTTTAAGAGTCTTAAAATGATCAGTGGAGTAGTTTTGGTTTAGCCATACTAGTGTGTGATGATGGATATATAAGAGAAATGacacatttaaaaaaattgattagCAGCTATTTTGTTGTACTTTACTGAGCAGTTAAAAGTGTTGCTTTTTCATTATGCATGTGATAGTGTGATTGGAGCTTTGCATTTCTGTCTTAAACAGCCTTCATCTGAATTGTGCAGATTTTACCTGAGAAATACAGCTATTATAGAAGGTTTGATCAGGATCCAAACCATGCCACAGACTGTGTCATTTGTATGACTTCAATCGACCTTACTCAACGCTCTAATGATTGCATGGTATTAAATCAAATGCTTAACACTTCAATTACTTCACAGGATGACATCTTTAAAAGTATATGTTTTGATTGAATATTTTGTAATCTAGGTTACACCATGCGATCATTTCTTTCATTCGGGCTGTTTACAAAGATGGATGGACATAAAAATGGAGTGCCCAACCTGCAGACGTCCTCTTCCACCAGCTTGAGGAGATTGTATGACCTTTCCATCCATTTTTTCAAGGACCAACTGACATTGCTCAACCTGCTAACTGGGGTAAATGGCTTCTTACAGACTCTTAATTGCTGTTTAACTTTGCTAACTTACTGGGTCGGTTCTTTTTTTCCACCTTCCAATTTTAATGTAATGTCAGATCCTTCAAGTATATAAATCTTGTTGGGAATCAAAGTAACGGTTAACGTCGGGACATTTTCAAATAGTTTTATAATATGGATTATGCATATTTTGCAGTAGAATATACTTTCTTGTCCCTGAAATCCAACTTAGCTGGTAGGGATATTAGCTTAGGTGACTATGAGCTCTCTGGTTCGACTCTCAAGCCCTCCCTTTTCCCATTTCCCCCTTGATAATGTTTGAAGTCTCTCATTGAACCAAAAGAATATACTTTCTCAAATATCTGTGTCTGCAAATTTTTTTGGCATTTCAAAAGGGCTAAACTTGCATCTATACACGTTTAAGTTTTTTAACATGTCTCACATGCTtaatttgccaaataaattttgTCAATGTCCTgaagtttttgttttcttagagAAGGCAGCTTTCTCCTTTGCACTTGAGAGCTCATTGCAGAACATGTAATACCTAAAATCTCTCTATAACAACTTTACTAGCCCCATACTAAAATCTTGCATtaagcttttcttcttttactttttgtttctttaagaaggaaaaaaaaaaaaaaccaagaagcTTCTAACAACAATATATTATCTCAGGTTGGAGGAATGGACCAGATTCGGCTTATTACATATTTGGAAAAAGGGCGAGAACTAGGTGTAGTTATGGATGCACTTGCTGACCTGCAAAGTTGTATTGTGATGTACATTATAGTAGTGTAACATTTTACTGAAAATTGATGAttcttcttacttttttccCAGCGTTGTCATTTTCCCCACCCAAGTTTCATAGGTATTGGAGACCTTAGGTGATCCCTCTatggggaaagaaaaaaaagggtacAGTTCTAAGCTTACAATTCAAGGTAGGTGCATTGGTGTATATTCAGTTACAGGATTGATATGAGAGTAATGGACTAATAGTCATTTTTCACcgaaatctttaaaaaaaaaaaaataaaattcagacTGCTGTTATATCCACTGCTCCCAGTGACGCCACCTCTGCCATCACGGCCGGCACTGCCACTCCCTATGTTTGTTTCCACCGGCACTGTTGCATTAACGACCCTATTTCTCTTACCTCAATCTTATGATGGCTTTTTTAGTTGTTGTATGATGAAACGATGGGTTATGGCAATGAGGGTGCAAGGTGAAGCAGAGCTGAAGATAGGGAAACAGATGCGCAGATAGGCTAGCAGAGCAAGTCTTGCACAGGTCCACCAGCGGGAAATTTCAGAGTTACAGGATCCACCGGCGGGATTGAGGAATCTGCTTGCAGATGGCATTGTTGGAGTGGCAACCCCACGTTTTAGTCTCTTGTTAACGTGCTGTAGCCCTTCCTAGGACCACCCACCCaccaaaccccccccccccccggggccccaacccaaaaaaaagtgGAGGAAACCATGGATCAGCATCTAGCTCATCGACAAGAATGTTGAAGTGACATTGAAAGCCATTGAAATTAAATGAATTCGAGACTTGGTAGTGTCATCCCGGAAAGGGTCCAATGGTGCACGACTCCAGAGTAGTTGGGTTCAATGCAATCATCGAACATTAGGggattacattaaaaaaaaaaaggttaaataAGTTGAGCCAGATGAACAAATAAAATAGCATTATGGTAGTGGATTTTTAGGAAGTGGATTTCTTGAAAATCCAGTTCATATTCACAGCTCAAAGGTTTGATTTCTCGATTCAAATTGAATTGCCAAGAAGTCGATTTCACTATTGCATGATCACCAATAATAATTATATTTcgttaattttgaataaaattggCAATATTCACAGGCTGGCAAAAGGCAGCTTATCAAGATACATTACTGTCTCCTAATGGGAATGAGTGTTGCAGTATCTATTTGCTAGGGATCTCCTAATTGGCAACTTCTATACGAGTTTATCAGGATGCATTCTCAAAGTTGGTAAATGTGTATCCTTGATGAACACCATTAAAAGTATGATTTAACACAGTTGATCAGGACTTGATGAAAAAACTACTGGGAGAAATTAACACAGATTAGATCTTGGTAGAGTGTTATATGAGTTCTTGGTTAGTAATAAGCACCAGCTTTGAAAACATGTTAAAAGGAAAGGGTGGCTTCAGATGTTTGATGTGACAAATGAGCTGATAATTTGAAACTTCGGGTATCAACTATCAATCAACATTAACATCTACTCATACAAACGTTGCCATGGAcaaatcaaaagtttcaagatgAGAGCAAATTTGCAAGACAAACTTCAATCAAATCATTTACAGGGCCCCAGCAAAACCAACatggattttgttattttgctCGCTGGTTGAGATGACTATAGTTGCTGCTGAAGTTAGCCACTGGGAGGTGAAGACAGTGGTGTTGGGGCAGGAGGAGTACCAGAACCACCACAGTGATAGTCAAAGCATTCCACAGGATGCTCATACACTGCACTGCATTCCTTCTTGGTCCTCTGAAGAGGCTTTTCCAGCAAACAGTTTCGACGGTCATCAAACGCAATGCCTCTGGATGTCAAGTTCATGCAAATGCCTTCCTCCTCGCAGAAGAAGTTATAAGAATATGTGAAATTGGACAAATTAGGCAATACACAAACTCCAGCAGGCACGTCTCCGGTAAACATGTTGTGAGCTAAATTGAGGAGCTCCAAGTGAGCTAATCCTGCAAGGCTGTAAGGTATTGGACCAACTACTTTGTTGGAGCTCACATCTAGTACCCTAAGTTTGTATAGGTATCCAACCTCAGGTGGCAGGCACCCTGTTAAGCTAGTATTGATCAGGAGCAATTCCTCTAAAGTGTTTGCAAAGTTGGCTATGCTTGGAGGAAGGCAGCCTCCAAATTTGTTATTCGCAAACACCACAACAGATGCTGAGCTCAAGCCTAAATTTGGTGGTATGACAGAAGTAAAGAGATTGTTGTTGAGAAAAACTGCATCCAGTTTTTTGGCAAAGAGTTGAGGAGGTAACGGCCCTTCAAACTCATTAAAGCGAATATCAAGAAACTTCAGCGT
The DNA window shown above is from Coffea arabica cultivar ET-39 chromosome 5e, Coffea Arabica ET-39 HiFi, whole genome shotgun sequence and carries:
- the LOC113743412 gene encoding leucine-rich repeat extensin-like protein 4; its protein translation is MASFAFILAHAMVLLVLILSSFNSFAKHGYSSTRHHQHHRHHPTNKATINPRLQQAYVALQAWKKVIYSDPKNFTSNWIGPSVCNYTGVYCAPYPDNTKIQVVAGIDLNFADIAGFLPEELGLLSDLALIHLNSNRFCGILPQSLANLTLLFELDLSNNRFVGPFPSVVLSLPTLKFLDIRFNEFEGPLPPQLFAKKLDAVFLNNNLFTSVIPPNLGLSSASVVVFANNKFGGCLPPSIANFANTLEELLLINTSLTGCLPPEVGYLYKLRVLDVSSNKVVGPIPYSLAGLAHLELLNLAHNMFTGDVPAGVCVLPNLSNFTYSYNFFCEEEGICMNLTSRGIAFDDRRNCLLEKPLQRTKKECSAVYEHPVECFDYHCGGSGTPPAPTPLSSPPSG